The following are from one region of the Stenotrophomonas lactitubi genome:
- a CDS encoding phosphoglycerol transferase I has translation MLWILLLSLLLLSWLFLASAKWVWWKAGLFSLLLLALSAWWLIDKLSGDGLNAATLYHLGADMEGAGVADFKGYIAGFIVLAAVSLLPLFATRVKRWRRPTAGGAWFAGFAALWVATIMISPLARDGQRLYQQLRPVDFARIAPEYQVPTQALQRPRNIVWIYGESLERTYLDEAVFPGLMPNLNRLAAKSLDVRGLASAEGGGWTIAGLVSSMCGVPLTTSQGDENSMDRMGSFLPKAVCLGDYLKQQGYTNHYLGGANGQFAGKGQFLASHGFDEVHDLAWFKQQKKIGRIHYSAWGVHDDVLLDTAYQRFEQLSRQDTPFMLTTLTMDTHHPAGHLPVACKGTRYQSQHGNISMLNALKCTDRLISQLVERIQASPYGKDTLIVIASDHLAMPNDLSHILTKQKRENLLLFLGDGVAPRQLAAEDGSTLDSGATLLSLLDPNLQTMGFGRSLLDEKRAPSASAAARHDGGRDYPQYLAFARSLWLGEPTRQLKIDGDDQVVVGLQHVQPPVLLEYDKDWDLKSVYLENTSRQFDDADPDNTLAYVDRCTAFEDGSADGDWCALLVNRDNGIKLYRDGQLRTGIDVDAPLDAFQGPRPSVRQAHMITQKGRRTRAGQYMLQLVASTRPDRGFWIEAVSSQRKVVLAQQWVQPDADGKINVSFGLDHEVDDLEIRAWLNHAEKLAVDTFALVPSRGRPRG, from the coding sequence ATGCTCTGGATTCTGCTGCTGTCGCTGTTGTTGTTGTCCTGGTTGTTCCTCGCGTCCGCAAAGTGGGTGTGGTGGAAAGCCGGCTTGTTCTCGCTGTTGCTGCTGGCGCTCAGCGCCTGGTGGCTGATCGACAAGCTGTCCGGTGACGGACTCAACGCCGCTACCCTGTACCACCTGGGTGCGGACATGGAAGGCGCCGGTGTCGCCGACTTCAAGGGCTATATCGCCGGCTTCATCGTGCTGGCTGCTGTGTCGCTGCTGCCGCTGTTCGCGACGCGGGTGAAGCGTTGGCGCCGCCCCACGGCCGGTGGTGCGTGGTTTGCCGGTTTCGCCGCGCTGTGGGTGGCCACGATCATGATCAGCCCGCTGGCGCGCGATGGCCAACGCCTGTACCAGCAGCTGCGCCCGGTGGATTTCGCCCGTATCGCCCCCGAATACCAGGTGCCCACGCAGGCTCTGCAGCGCCCACGCAACATCGTCTGGATCTACGGCGAGAGCCTGGAGCGCACCTATCTGGATGAGGCCGTGTTTCCCGGCCTGATGCCCAATCTCAACCGCTTGGCGGCCAAGTCGCTGGATGTGCGCGGGCTGGCCTCAGCCGAAGGCGGCGGCTGGACCATCGCAGGCCTGGTGTCGTCGATGTGCGGCGTGCCGCTGACCACCTCGCAGGGTGATGAGAACAGCATGGACCGGATGGGCAGCTTCCTGCCCAAGGCCGTGTGCCTGGGTGACTACCTGAAGCAGCAGGGCTACACCAACCATTACCTGGGCGGTGCCAACGGCCAGTTCGCCGGCAAGGGCCAGTTCCTGGCCAGTCATGGCTTCGATGAAGTACATGACCTGGCCTGGTTCAAGCAGCAGAAGAAGATCGGCCGCATCCACTACTCGGCATGGGGCGTGCATGACGACGTGCTGCTGGACACTGCCTACCAGCGCTTCGAGCAGCTGTCGCGGCAGGACACACCGTTCATGCTCACCACGCTGACCATGGACACGCACCACCCGGCCGGGCATCTGCCGGTGGCATGCAAAGGCACGCGTTACCAGAGCCAGCACGGCAACATCAGCATGCTCAATGCGCTGAAGTGCACCGACCGCCTGATCTCGCAGCTGGTCGAGCGCATCCAGGCCAGTCCGTATGGCAAGGACACGCTGATCGTGATCGCTTCAGATCACCTGGCCATGCCCAATGACCTCAGCCATATCCTGACCAAGCAGAAGCGCGAGAACCTGCTGCTGTTCCTCGGTGACGGCGTGGCCCCGCGCCAGCTGGCGGCCGAAGACGGCTCGACGCTGGACTCCGGTGCCACCCTGCTCAGCCTGCTCGATCCGAACCTGCAGACGATGGGCTTTGGCCGTTCGCTGCTGGACGAAAAGCGCGCGCCGAGTGCCAGCGCCGCCGCACGCCACGATGGCGGCCGCGACTATCCGCAGTACCTGGCCTTCGCCCGCTCGCTGTGGCTGGGTGAACCGACCCGGCAGCTGAAGATCGACGGCGATGACCAGGTCGTGGTCGGCCTGCAGCACGTGCAGCCGCCGGTGCTGCTGGAGTACGACAAGGACTGGGACCTGAAATCGGTGTACCTGGAAAACACCTCGCGCCAGTTCGACGATGCTGACCCGGACAACACACTCGCCTACGTCGATCGCTGCACCGCGTTCGAGGATGGCTCAGCCGACGGCGACTGGTGCGCACTGCTGGTGAACCGCGACAACGGCATCAAGCTGTACCGCGATGGCCAGCTGCGCACCGGCATCGACGTGGATGCGCCGCTGGATGCGTTCCAGGGCCCCCGCCCCAGCGTGCGCCAGGCACACATGATCACGCAGAAGGGCCGCCGTACCCGCGCCGGCCAGTACATGCTGCAGCTGGTGGCGAGTACGCGCCCGGATCGCGGCTTCTGGATCGAAGCGGTGTCTTCGCAGCGCAAGGTGGTGCTGGCCCAGCAGTGGGTGCAGCCCGATGCAGACGGCAAGATCAACGTGTCGTTCGGTCTTGACCACGAAGTGGACGATCTGGAAATCCGCGCGTGGTTGAACCACGCCGAGAAGCTGGCAGTGGATACGTTCGCACTGGTGCCCTCACGCGGGCGACCGCGGGGGTAA
- a CDS encoding DUF3772 domain-containing protein: MAGLSSFFRTILVRGPWLGLLLCCTLLLAVPALAQDDDPTPKQQLAQIDSTLKDVARKRVDAEATETLGTLSETASQAKRDAEALEKTLQPQLDQLNEQLTQLGDAPKDTTEPPELAAQRRTLTRQRDALVASIAQAKSSAVRAQQLSADIDKQRNAQRTEELGRKVASPLSPTLWRQVADQLPNDIARVTPLAQQGRAALTTAIATHGWGTLLLGLAAALVMMFPLRLWLRALGRRFAASERAPDGRLRRSGLAMWLLLVGTLLPGYAVVVLVAALDAIGAIPPRLQSVAEGVQAATFAAAFISALSACLLVPKRPSWRLLNLDDTAALKLRKYAWGAAALAWLSTVLVALDRATRTSDVTTVALDGVIALTYLGLIMAMLVTLARLHRRQTAEAEAKLEAQADGLGAQLPVRRSSWLVLARVAGNIAVVAAIIATLLGYVNFAKFVNQQLIGGSIVVLAATLLFKFVDDFSTWLLNADSKVGQTILLSTGLSVSKLEQAGVLLSAMLRTLVVLIALLALAAPFGNIGTIVERIASLANGIEINKDLTLQPGRIVTGVLVLLVGMGLTQLLQRWLTDTYLPKTELDLGARNSISTIAGYVGIILVGLWALTAMGLNLKNLALLVSALSVGIGFGLQAIIQNFVSGLILLTERPVKIGDWVKLGDQEGDIKRINVRSTEIQVSDKSTLIVPNSELITKTIRNMTMGNNQGRIQIQFAVPASTDVASLRQALLDAYGAHNTVLQQPAPSVYIDSIAGGQITINSFAYVASPRQVYGTRSDLYFSLLQILAERDIPLSTPTDIHITRDPQQ, from the coding sequence GTGGCTGGCTTGTCTTCCTTCTTCCGAACGATCCTGGTGCGTGGCCCCTGGTTGGGCCTGCTGTTGTGCTGCACATTGCTGCTGGCTGTGCCGGCGCTGGCCCAGGATGACGACCCCACACCGAAGCAGCAGCTGGCGCAGATCGACAGCACGCTGAAGGATGTTGCACGCAAGCGCGTTGACGCCGAGGCCACCGAAACGCTGGGCACGCTTTCGGAAACTGCATCACAGGCCAAGCGCGATGCCGAGGCGCTGGAAAAGACCCTGCAGCCGCAGCTGGACCAGCTCAACGAGCAGCTGACGCAGCTGGGCGATGCGCCCAAGGACACCACTGAACCGCCGGAGCTGGCCGCGCAGCGGCGCACGCTGACCCGCCAGCGCGATGCCCTGGTGGCATCGATTGCCCAGGCGAAGTCCAGCGCCGTGCGTGCGCAGCAGCTGAGCGCGGACATCGACAAGCAGCGCAACGCGCAGCGCACCGAGGAACTGGGGCGCAAGGTCGCCTCGCCGCTGTCGCCAACGCTGTGGCGACAGGTGGCCGACCAGTTGCCGAACGACATCGCCCGCGTCACGCCCTTGGCCCAGCAGGGCCGTGCTGCGCTGACCACGGCCATCGCCACCCATGGTTGGGGCACGCTGCTGCTGGGGCTGGCGGCGGCACTGGTGATGATGTTCCCGCTGCGCCTGTGGCTGCGCGCGCTGGGGCGCCGGTTCGCCGCGTCCGAGCGCGCCCCCGACGGCCGCCTGCGCCGCTCCGGCCTGGCCATGTGGCTGCTGCTGGTAGGCACCCTGCTGCCCGGTTACGCCGTGGTGGTGCTGGTGGCCGCGCTGGATGCCATCGGCGCGATTCCGCCGCGACTGCAGAGCGTGGCTGAAGGTGTGCAGGCGGCGACGTTCGCGGCGGCCTTCATTTCCGCGCTCAGCGCCTGCCTGCTGGTGCCCAAGCGGCCTTCCTGGCGGCTGCTGAACCTCGACGACACTGCCGCGCTGAAACTGCGCAAGTACGCCTGGGGTGCTGCGGCACTGGCCTGGTTGAGCACGGTGCTGGTGGCACTTGATCGCGCCACGCGCACCAGCGATGTCACCACGGTGGCGCTGGACGGCGTGATCGCACTGACCTACCTGGGCCTGATCATGGCCATGCTGGTGACCCTGGCGCGCCTGCATCGGCGGCAGACCGCCGAGGCCGAGGCGAAGCTGGAAGCACAGGCCGACGGTCTTGGCGCACAGCTGCCGGTACGACGCAGCAGCTGGCTGGTGCTGGCCCGCGTGGCCGGCAACATCGCCGTGGTCGCCGCGATCATCGCCACCCTGCTGGGCTATGTGAACTTCGCCAAGTTCGTGAACCAGCAGCTGATCGGCGGCAGCATCGTGGTGCTGGCGGCAACGCTGCTGTTCAAGTTCGTCGACGATTTCTCCACCTGGCTGCTCAACGCCGACAGCAAGGTTGGCCAGACCATCCTGCTCAGCACCGGCCTGAGCGTGTCGAAGCTGGAACAGGCGGGCGTGCTGCTGTCGGCGATGCTGCGCACCCTGGTAGTGTTGATCGCCCTGCTGGCGCTGGCCGCACCGTTCGGCAACATCGGCACGATCGTTGAACGCATTGCCTCGCTGGCCAATGGCATCGAGATCAACAAGGACCTGACGCTGCAGCCGGGCCGCATCGTCACCGGCGTGCTGGTGCTGCTGGTGGGCATGGGCCTGACCCAACTGCTGCAGCGCTGGTTGACCGATACCTACCTGCCCAAGACCGAACTCGACCTGGGTGCACGAAATTCGATCAGCACCATCGCCGGCTACGTCGGCATCATCCTGGTGGGCCTGTGGGCGCTGACCGCGATGGGCCTGAACCTGAAGAACCTGGCGCTGCTGGTCAGCGCGCTCTCGGTGGGTATCGGCTTCGGCCTGCAGGCGATCATCCAGAACTTCGTCTCCGGCCTGATCCTGCTGACCGAGCGGCCGGTGAAGATCGGTGACTGGGTGAAGCTGGGTGACCAGGAAGGTGATATCAAGCGCATCAACGTGCGTTCGACCGAGATCCAGGTGAGCGACAAATCCACCTTGATCGTGCCCAATTCCGAGTTGATCACCAAGACCATCCGCAACATGACGATGGGCAACAACCAGGGCCGCATCCAGATCCAGTTCGCGGTGCCGGCCAGCACCGACGTTGCGAGCCTGCGACAGGCGCTGCTGGATGCCTACGGTGCCCACAACACGGTACTGCAGCAGCCGGCGCCGTCGGTGTACATCGACAGCATCGCTGGCGGCCAGATCACCATCAACAGCTTCGCCTACGTGGCCAGCCCGCGACAGGTGTATGGCACGCGCAGTGATCTGTATTTCAGCCTGTTGCAGATCCTGGCCGAGCGGGACATTCCGTTGTCCACGCCAACAGACATCCACATCACCCGAGATCCGCAGCAGTAA
- a CDS encoding lipocalin family protein, whose protein sequence is MTDLPPLKTVTDLKLPRYLGTWYEIARLPMRHEPEGCTDVSAHYTLLDSGNVGVTNRCRMDGEVEEATGEACAIDNDSARLEVSFLPKGLRWLPFAKGDYWVMQVAPDYSVALVGSPDRKYLWLLAREPRLDATVQEHYLAAARLQGFDLSELIQTPHTGHPTA, encoded by the coding sequence ATGACCGACCTGCCGCCCCTGAAGACCGTTACCGACCTCAAGCTGCCCCGCTACCTGGGCACCTGGTACGAGATCGCCCGCCTGCCGATGCGCCACGAGCCGGAGGGCTGCACCGACGTATCGGCGCATTACACCCTGCTCGACAGCGGCAACGTGGGTGTCACCAACCGCTGCCGCATGGACGGCGAGGTCGAGGAAGCCACCGGTGAGGCGTGCGCGATCGACAACGACAGCGCGCGGCTGGAAGTCAGCTTCCTGCCCAAGGGCCTGCGCTGGCTGCCCTTCGCCAAGGGTGACTACTGGGTGATGCAGGTGGCGCCGGACTACAGCGTTGCACTGGTCGGCAGCCCCGATCGCAAGTACCTGTGGCTGCTGGCGCGTGAGCCCCGGCTGGATGCCACCGTGCAGGAACATTATCTGGCAGCCGCACGCCTGCAGGGCTTCGATCTGTCCGAACTGATCCAGACCCCGCATACCGGCCACCCCACTGCCTGA
- a CDS encoding NAD(P)/FAD-dependent oxidoreductase, protein MDLKSGYPWWAVRNGLIQAFPPLEQDLQCDVLVVGGGITGALIADELSAHGHDVAVIEQRDIGWGSTAASTALLQYEIDTHLLELTSQYGEDAAALAYQACADAIPALRQVARGLKDVDFKQMDSLYLASRRRDVPRLMAEGEARRGIGLDARWLDREALQERFSVDAGGALLTRQAARVDPYRLAYGLLERVRRRGGVVHDRTVLHDLTPSTRGVTARTESGMQIRARHVVLAMGYANQQWLDPRVARNRSSYAFITDPINADELGWLQRTMVWESARPYLYLRATGDRRLLVGGLDDAIDIPARRDGRVESKARKLMKQLLQWFPHLQPTPAFSWAGTFAETADGLPFFGPHKQWGPRVQFAMAYGGNGITYSMIGAGLLRAGIERRRHPLQELFGFGRL, encoded by the coding sequence ATGGACCTGAAGAGTGGCTACCCGTGGTGGGCGGTGCGCAACGGCCTGATCCAGGCCTTTCCGCCGCTGGAACAGGATCTGCAGTGCGATGTACTGGTGGTCGGTGGCGGCATCACCGGCGCGCTGATCGCCGATGAGCTGTCGGCCCATGGGCACGACGTTGCAGTGATCGAGCAGCGCGACATCGGCTGGGGCAGCACCGCAGCCAGTACCGCGTTGCTGCAGTACGAGATCGACACCCATCTGCTGGAGCTGACTTCGCAGTATGGCGAAGACGCTGCGGCGCTGGCCTACCAGGCATGCGCGGATGCGATCCCGGCCCTGCGCCAAGTGGCACGCGGCCTGAAGGACGTGGATTTCAAGCAGATGGACAGCCTGTACCTGGCCAGTCGCCGCCGTGACGTACCGCGGCTGATGGCCGAAGGCGAGGCGCGCCGTGGCATCGGCCTGGATGCGCGCTGGCTGGACCGGGAGGCGCTGCAGGAACGTTTCAGCGTCGATGCCGGCGGCGCGTTGCTGACCCGCCAGGCCGCGCGCGTGGATCCGTACCGTCTGGCCTATGGCCTGCTCGAGCGTGTGCGTCGGCGCGGCGGCGTGGTCCACGACCGCACCGTGCTGCATGACCTCACCCCCAGCACGCGCGGCGTGACTGCGCGCACCGAATCCGGCATGCAGATCCGCGCCCGCCACGTGGTGCTGGCGATGGGCTATGCCAACCAGCAATGGCTGGACCCGCGCGTAGCCCGCAACCGCAGCAGCTACGCCTTCATCACCGACCCGATCAACGCCGACGAACTGGGCTGGCTGCAGCGCACGATGGTCTGGGAGAGCGCGCGTCCCTACCTGTACCTGCGCGCCACCGGCGACCGCCGGCTGCTGGTGGGCGGGCTGGACGATGCCATCGATATTCCCGCCCGCCGCGATGGCCGGGTGGAAAGCAAGGCCCGCAAACTGATGAAGCAGCTGCTGCAGTGGTTCCCGCACCTGCAGCCGACGCCGGCGTTCTCGTGGGCGGGCACCTTTGCCGAGACCGCCGACGGCCTGCCGTTCTTCGGGCCGCATAAGCAGTGGGGCCCGCGGGTGCAGTTCGCCATGGCCTACGGCGGCAACGGCATCACCTATTCAATGATCGGTGCCGGGCTGCTGCGGGCCGGGATCGAGCGGCGCCGACACCCGCTGCAGGAGCTGTTCGGATTCGGGCGGTTGTAG
- a CDS encoding PepSY domain-containing protein: MLKSLTLATVVAFAVTPAAQAAPLGMAQVEQTLRKAGYTQIHEIERDDGLWEADVSRADGRFSEVYVDPKTGEIFDEHDSRALLSTEQMLAKAQSQGLREIHSLERDGATWSLEARNARNQRVEVRLSGYDGRILHSERDGWLD, encoded by the coding sequence ATGTTGAAGTCGCTCACCCTCGCCACTGTCGTCGCGTTCGCCGTCACTCCCGCTGCCCAGGCCGCACCGCTGGGCATGGCCCAGGTCGAACAGACCCTGCGCAAGGCCGGCTACACCCAGATCCATGAGATCGAGCGGGATGACGGCCTGTGGGAAGCCGATGTCAGCCGTGCCGACGGCCGCTTCAGCGAGGTGTACGTGGACCCGAAGACCGGCGAGATCTTCGACGAGCACGATAGCCGCGCATTGCTGAGTACCGAACAGATGCTGGCCAAGGCGCAGTCGCAGGGGCTGCGTGAGATCCATTCGCTGGAACGCGACGGTGCGACGTGGTCGCTGGAAGCCCGCAATGCCCGCAACCAGCGCGTGGAAGTGCGCCTGAGTGGGTATGACGGCCGCATTCTGCACAGCGAGCGCGATGGCTGGCTGGATTGA
- a CDS encoding PepSY domain-containing protein — MLSSLSLLLALASAPTATGPAQDPAQQVARRAVQQGRYVPLESVVRDALKRHPGQLLEVELDDGVYEVEILRADGVVVELDYDARNGRLLKTELDD, encoded by the coding sequence ATCCTGTCTTCCCTGTCCCTTCTGCTGGCGCTGGCCAGCGCCCCGACCGCCACCGGCCCTGCCCAGGACCCGGCGCAGCAGGTCGCGCGCCGGGCCGTGCAACAGGGCCGCTACGTGCCGCTGGAAAGCGTGGTGCGCGATGCACTCAAGCGCCACCCCGGCCAGCTGCTGGAAGTGGAGCTGGACGATGGCGTTTACGAAGTGGAGATCCTGCGCGCCGACGGCGTGGTGGTGGAGCTGGACTATGATGCGCGCAACGGCAGGCTGCTGAAGACGGAGCTGGACGACTGA
- a CDS encoding response regulator transcription factor codes for MRILLAEDDAALAERLQPLLEQAGYVVDVVADGRQAEEIGQVEDLQAAIVDLGLPGLDGLSVIERWRGNGRDFPVLVLTARGRWHDKLAGFDAGADDYLTKPFQADELVLRLRALIRRSHGHASPRLQCGPLQLDVNAGRFDLDGQALALSPQEFRLLSYFIHHSGQVIGRDRLGEHVFDGGHDPDSNALDVLLGRVRRKLGTDLIQTVRGQGWRLAAP; via the coding sequence ATGCGCATCCTGTTGGCCGAAGACGATGCTGCATTGGCCGAGCGCCTGCAGCCGCTGCTGGAGCAGGCCGGTTACGTGGTCGACGTGGTTGCCGATGGTCGCCAGGCCGAGGAGATCGGCCAGGTGGAAGACCTGCAGGCCGCCATCGTCGATCTGGGCCTGCCCGGGCTGGATGGCCTGAGCGTGATCGAGCGCTGGCGCGGCAATGGCCGCGACTTCCCGGTGCTGGTGCTGACCGCACGCGGACGCTGGCACGACAAGCTGGCCGGCTTCGATGCCGGCGCCGACGACTACCTGACCAAACCCTTCCAGGCCGACGAACTGGTGCTGCGCCTGCGCGCGCTGATCCGTCGCAGCCATGGCCACGCCAGCCCGCGCCTGCAGTGCGGCCCGCTGCAGCTGGACGTCAATGCCGGGCGCTTCGACCTGGACGGCCAGGCACTGGCGCTGAGCCCGCAGGAGTTCCGCCTGCTCAGCTACTTCATCCACCACAGCGGCCAGGTGATCGGCCGCGACCGTCTGGGTGAGCACGTGTTCGATGGCGGCCACGATCCCGATTCGAATGCGCTGGACGTGCTGCTGGGGCGCGTGCGCCGCAAGCTCGGCACCGACCTGATCCAGACCGTACGCGGCCAGGGCTGGCGGTTGGCCGCGCCGTGA
- a CDS encoding sensor histidine kinase: MSRQPSLRRRLLLAGGIGLLLVSALASALLGELFKRSARDRLDNELQQDMLTLLAQAEIDADGQLQLRQEPNDARFQRVFSGAYWQIADGSGKVLLQSRSLWDETLPVAANGAAVRNLPGPLQQSLRARVQQVRLPRANEPYVAVVATDRSALDADVASFRQRSAMALAVLVAAWLAVLASQVHFGLRPLQRLGTQLERVRRGDAQRIDTAGLGAEIAPLGDELNALLDHQLRMVARARTSAQDLAHALKTPLSVLAAEADGEGREWRTTLREQGARMQASVDRYLAAGLTADHRERTLVAAVAQAMCRLMARVHGERALQFQAEGIASDLQFAGASADLEEMLGNLLDNAGKWAQQDVIVTARADEGQLRIDVRDDGPGLAAEALAQVTQRGVRLDERESSSGLGLAIVGDIAASYGGRLALENAQPGLRATLWLPVG; this comes from the coding sequence GTGAGCCGGCAACCGTCACTGCGACGCCGACTGCTGCTGGCCGGTGGCATCGGCCTGCTGCTGGTCTCGGCACTGGCCAGTGCGCTGCTGGGCGAACTGTTCAAGCGCAGCGCGCGCGACCGCCTGGACAACGAACTGCAGCAGGACATGCTGACCCTGCTGGCGCAGGCCGAGATCGATGCCGATGGCCAGCTGCAGCTGCGCCAGGAGCCCAACGACGCGCGCTTCCAGCGCGTGTTCTCCGGTGCTTACTGGCAGATCGCCGATGGCAGCGGCAAGGTGCTGCTGCAGTCGCGTTCGCTGTGGGACGAGACGTTGCCCGTGGCCGCCAATGGCGCAGCCGTGCGCAATCTGCCTGGCCCGCTGCAGCAGTCGCTGCGCGCGCGCGTGCAGCAGGTGCGCCTGCCACGCGCGAACGAACCCTATGTCGCCGTGGTCGCCACTGATCGCAGCGCACTGGACGCGGATGTGGCCTCGTTCCGCCAACGCAGCGCGATGGCGCTGGCGGTCTTGGTCGCCGCGTGGCTGGCGGTACTGGCCAGCCAGGTGCATTTCGGCCTGCGCCCGCTGCAACGTCTCGGTACGCAGCTGGAGCGTGTGCGCCGCGGCGATGCACAGCGCATCGATACGGCGGGGCTGGGCGCTGAAATCGCGCCGCTGGGTGACGAGCTCAATGCGCTGCTGGACCACCAGCTACGAATGGTGGCGCGCGCACGTACCAGCGCACAGGACTTGGCGCATGCGCTGAAAACACCGCTGAGCGTGCTTGCCGCCGAAGCCGATGGTGAAGGCCGCGAATGGCGTACCACGCTGCGTGAGCAGGGCGCGCGCATGCAGGCCAGCGTCGATCGCTATCTTGCCGCCGGGCTGACCGCTGATCATCGCGAACGCACGCTGGTGGCAGCGGTGGCGCAGGCGATGTGCCGGTTGATGGCGCGGGTGCATGGCGAGCGTGCGTTGCAGTTCCAGGCCGAGGGTATTGCCAGCGACCTGCAGTTCGCCGGCGCCAGCGCCGACCTGGAAGAAATGCTTGGCAACCTGCTCGACAACGCCGGCAAGTGGGCACAGCAGGACGTGATAGTGACGGCGCGTGCGGACGAAGGGCAGTTGCGCATCGACGTGCGCGACGATGGTCCAGGCCTGGCAGCCGAGGCGTTGGCGCAGGTCACCCAGCGCGGCGTGCGGTTGGATGAGCGCGAAAGCAGCAGCGGCCTGGGGCTGGCCATCGTGGGGGATATCGCCGCCAGTTATGGCGGGCGGTTGGCGTTGGAGAATGCGCAACCGGGGTTGCGCGCGACGCTGTGGTTGCCGGTGGGGTGA
- a CDS encoding DUF6122 family protein: MSARAIFHLFLHAAVPALLAWLFWRKRFASAWLLLLLGWIIDLDHLLADPIYAPNRCSIGFHPLHTAPAIAVYAGLCVPKKTRLVGIGLMIHIVLDAIDCWWMHHR, translated from the coding sequence ATGAGCGCCCGCGCGATCTTCCACTTGTTCCTGCATGCCGCCGTGCCAGCCCTGCTGGCATGGCTGTTCTGGCGCAAGCGTTTCGCCTCGGCGTGGCTGTTGCTGCTGCTGGGCTGGATCATCGATCTGGACCATCTGCTGGCCGACCCGATCTACGCCCCGAACCGCTGCAGCATCGGCTTCCACCCGCTGCACACCGCGCCGGCGATTGCCGTGTATGCGGGCCTGTGCGTGCCGAAGAAGACGCGGCTGGTGGGGATTGGCCTGATGATCCACATCGTGCTGGACGCGATTGATTGCTGGTGGATGCATCACCGCTGA